attttgggaAGGATGTTGTTCTAatggaatttttcaaaggtattttcgagaaattcttttcaaatttgtgcattactcaggacgagcaatgaattaagtttgggggtgtggaaacacgaaaatatgcacactttttcatgccatttttaactcaaattcatgcagtttctgTAAAAATCgtgtcaaaaaatatataattattataaaataattaaattgtacttaaattattaacatgttgaattttacttaattttataataaattttgattaatttttatcattttcgatagattcgcacaaagggaGAAAAATGGCTCGGTAGACACTGCTAGAAGCgtaaaaccgagaagcaattttgaagcatcaaggcaaATTAATTTTGAAGCATAAGACagtccaaattatgtgtattaattcataatataactaattttaattttgatccaatttaatttgggttaaataaattattattaattaattataaaaagggGCTCAGTTGAGCTGAACTGAGAAAACTGAACCAACCGAGCACTGGGCAGCCCAAAACCGTctcacatgctgacccaatcagcttgcttggctgattatttgacttgcaaaatggcccttgaagacttcttcaaattgcattcaaacccctccactatttgtacctttctagatttgcccctaccttaaaatagcaagtttgaaaccttcaggcttgccacatgtgtggccggccatggggggactctatggctgctgatttttctaattttggcagtcatctcaacctataaatacccccttggCTACTCACATCAAACACATCTCAACTCTTCTCATCTCTTCACTTCTCtatcatttttctctcttcatttccCTTACATTGTTCTTCATTCCCTTGTCGATTTCACCTCTTAAAAAAGAGTCATTCATTCACTATTTGGAGCAGAATTCAAGTGTTCGTAGAAGCCTCGGTTGAACAAGACCAAGCGGAGAAGGAGaagcggagcaaactagtcaagccttggagaaacaccggatttgattcttgttccctatccttttaattttgttgttgttatgatgaacatgtctatgaatatttgtgatgttgatatgtttaatttaattcatatgacttaaatttaattcatgttaggttgattgcatttcgtctacttaatttattaaaattgtgtttgtgttgttataggcctcggtaagatgtttgattaagtaaaaccatgactaagttattcttgcattacaattgtaaggtaactaatgaattaattatttaaatggattgaaattgtaattaattgacacgatacttaattagtgcatgtttaatcatttaAGGTAGCTgaggttaaattagcaacagTATCTAatgatacattagccttgcataacttgcaagattattatgattaaactgtttcaaggtagaaatacattattacctcacgtaatcttttatgtgcttatgagattgaattaaatgCTTGAATttgcatagagatatgtacaagatattattttaatttcataagtatgtatgtgcattaacacatttgcttattaaaatttgtttaatcggttgaattgacatagagatatagttaagagataaatggaattttggtaggtaagtatgttcataagttagcaaattaccgagttgccgtgaatttattcgtaacaacatgaacatgagtttaataactctaagttaagaaatataattaatctagcaaaattatatcatcttgattaaaatcatcttttgaaatcgtgcattggaacttttattttatttttatttattttacttagttaaaaatcttagtttttaataacttcctcaaatcaaaatatttttcttcaccaaagtgttttaaacttgcattcataaataattcttttcacagtcccgtgggtacgataacttgacatttacttgtcactttattacttgttgcgattgtgtacacttgcacatttccgtcttTCCACAAAGCAATCAATCCAAAAAACCTGAGCTAGAGTTGTAATTGAGTGAAGCCAAGCTTGAATATTGTCAAGCTCGAGCTTGAGCTCAACTTGAAATTTCGAGCTCGATACTCGACTTGAGCTTAATCGAGCATATATTTTTAAGCTCGAGCTTCACTCTAGATATAAATGAGCTTGAGCTTGAGCTTGAGTTTGATTAAACTCCTTTACCGATTTTTCTGCTCAAGCTCAAGCTCAGCCCAATGATTAAGCTTAGgtataacaatatatattaaggctaatttcataatttaattatgtaaaaatatgaaaagcttgATAAGGCTCGCGAGCCATCCGAGTCAAGCATTACTAAACTCAAATTTGGCTCGATTAATAGCTCAAGTTGCTTGAGCTCGTGCTCGACTTGATAATTAACAAATCGagttcatttttttagttaaaatagaAATGCTTACGAAGACCATTGTCTCTTTTACACCCCCAACTCAAGAAGAGGTACAAGTGCGAAACAATTGATCCAAAAATTTAGTATGTAATTTGCAAATCAAACAAGTGTCTTCTTTTGACATACCTCTCTTCCGAAGCTAAACTTTAATGGAAAAAAGTTAATTTCATAGTTTCCAAAGGAATAAAATTATCTTGAATTGAACTTTAATTCTCCATAAGGATTCctataacgccccaaaaattcaaataataaacataGTTTTTTAATCctaaaaaggaaaatgatatAAGAGCTTTAGTTGAAGGGAAAAAACTATGATCTGTAAGCAAAGTTCAACAAACCCAACACCATCCTGacataaaatgataaaataccTTTCAATCAAAGGCCTTAATAGAAGCAAATAGATAAATCGAATGAACTCTCACTTTCCCAAAGGGAAAACAACATTTGACTAAAGGCCATTGTTAGAGTTGATGTTGTCACCAAATTGGTACATCATCCCATCGCCTCCCACATGAGTTTGAgggttgttgttgttgttgttgctcaTTAGTTCCATGATCCATTGTTGCCTCTGTATTTGATCCATTTCGTTCACATCTTCTTGCACAATATCTTCCGTACCTGTCCTCGGCATCGCTTCGGGTGCTACCATCATCATCGGGGGCACTGCAACCAGGGAcgaggatgatgatgatgacacCCATTGAGGATTGAGGGGTGTCCTAGAAAGTGCATCAATCCTCTTGTCAATATCACTCATTTTTTTATCGAGCAACAAGTTGATTACACTCAAGGCCTCAAAGTTCAAACCATGGATGACCCCTTTGCCACAAATCGTATTGAACATGACCTGGGTCATCTCCTTTTC
The Gossypium raimondii isolate GPD5lz chromosome 8, ASM2569854v1, whole genome shotgun sequence DNA segment above includes these coding regions:
- the LOC105793444 gene encoding agamous-like MADS-box protein AGL80, translating into MTRKKVKLAYITDDSARKATYKKRTKGLVKKLSELSTLCDIDACSIMYNPYESQLEVWPSPMEVQQVLSKLETIPEMEKSKNMLNQESFLSQKTTKASEQLKKHCKENWEKEMTQVMFNTICGKGVIHGLNFEALSVINLLLDKKMSDIDKRIDALSRTPLNPQWVSSSSSSSLVAVPPMMMVAPEAMPRTGTEDIVQEDVNEMDQIQRQQWIMELMSNNNNNNPQTHVGGDGMMYQFGDNINSNNGL